GGCTCCTCTAGGATTGTTAGAAATTACACTTTATGCATTTTCTAGGTGTACATAACTTAAATCTGTAATTTCTTAAGCTTGTTTCCTTTCATAGTGTTTATATTTTAATCCTCCTCCAGTTTCATCAATTGACACATGTCATCAGCAAACAAAATACATCAGGGGACCTTGTCTTGATTTTGTTTACAAAAACCAAATTGAAGGATAAATATATGGACTCAAAGCTGTACTGTTAAATAAGCATATTGTAATAGGAAATTATCTTGGTTTCGCCTATTGTCCTCACACTACTCATCGCCTAGTACATATTCTTGAAGCATGTGCATTTGTGCGCACACACATTTTATGACCCCTTCAATTTGCATATAGAATCTACTGTAATACTTTCCTAAGGACCATATCATAAGCCTTCTCAAAGTTAATAAAAACCCATGTGCAAATCCCTCTGCCTTGCCTTTACCTAAACATTTTCATAGGTATCCACTGTTGCTTTATTCGATATTTTTGTCCTAAGATTCACTGTGAGAGTCGCATAAGTTTAATTTTGCAACAGTCACTACAATTTTGGATATCTACTGATTTTCGTATAGTCTTGTTGCTTGAATTAATCTTTATTTGATATTTTTCCCCTAAGTTTCACTGTGAGAGTCACATGCGTTTAATTTTACAACAGTCACTTCAATTTTGGATATCTACTTTTGTtattgtatataggtattaaaatgcCTTTGGtccattcatttggcattttctttGTCGTCAGTCGTATTGTTCCATTATCTCCTAAATGTTAAGCATTTTTAGAAGTTTAATAGGAATGCCTTCTGATCCAATGGATTTTTCTTTTACCATCTTTTAAGTTCAAATTTTTTTGAACATATCTTAAATTCTTAGATCTATTAAACTTTCTTTAAGTAGCTTATTGAATAGTCAAAGCTTCTTTATTTCTACAATTTGTATCGTGTTTTATGCCACAATATTTTTTGGTTTGGACTGCTTTTAAGATATCCTATTATTGCTGCTAGCACTTTAATTAGTTTGCCTCACCCTTTAGATTTGTTTAGGACCTCTCTCTCATTGTTTTTAATAATTGAAAAGCTGTCTTATTCAATGAAATTATCTTCTACTATCCAACTTGttatttaataattttagctTTAAATTTTGTTTACATATTCTGGATGCAAGTTCAATCACTGCTTTACCttaaagcttaagttgttagattGTGAGCTGACATTGTATGTCGAACCTTAACATTCCTCTGCATGTGCAAATCAATCACATGTGTAGATAAAAACGAACAATGAGTTGCACTATTACAAATAGAAGATAGTTTTTAACAACTTCACGTAACATAGGGGCAACAAGAATAAAACCCAGTACCTTCTGGTATCATGACAGTAATACCATATTAGATTACCGCTTGAGCTAAGgtggttgtgggctaacaatgtatcaGGCATTAACTATTTTTGCTGCCTGTTTCTCTCAAGACTGATCTATTTTAtctttcctttttgattttcCAGTTACCTAATAGCAGAATATTTGTGTAGTTAAAGTCTTCCTTGGAACTGCTTTACACTCCTTATAATATAAAGATCTTAGCTTTTATTTGGTTCACTCAGTTATCAAGTGTAATTTTCTCTTCTTAAAGCATGTTTTTCCTTTTACAAGATCAAGCTCTAAAATCACACTGCACCCAAAACTATAGGGGCTGCTAGAATGATTCTTAATAGTTCATCTTGTAGTTCTTGAGCATTCTTGCATGGCTTTTACAGCTTTCAAGTTCATAATTGCTCTGTTTCTATTAATAGAGGGGTACCCTTATTTCAAGATATGGTTGTGGTTGTTAGAAGTCTTGACATTTTGGATTAGTGATAATGTATTTGAGGTCATGTGAAATACATTAATTGAGATGATTGTATTGGTTCTATTTCAGTCTTGTTTCCCCATTAAATATGGCTCACTCTATTGCTAATGCAGTTTTTTGTGGTGGGTCTTGTTTAGGTGGTCTGGATTCTAATATTACTCGAGAAAAGGAAAATGAATTGAGACTCAAAGTATGTATCTTCTTTTGTTCATACATTTAATTTGTATCATgccagattttaaattttttatctgTCGATTCTTTTTACTCATTATGAGGTTCTCAATGAATTAAATTTTGGATGAATGATATGCTTGCAGATGAATGATATAATTGCATTACATtttatctcctctctctctctctctctctccaaacacCCCCCCTTGCATGGTGTTTTGTAATCTTTATCTACTGTAAATTTGTAAGGGCATATAAACAGTTATTATTTACTACATCTAATTTTCTGGGCCATGTTTTATTTTTGATGATCTCTATTATCATGCGGGAGTAACTAAAGGAGGCAGAGAACTGGGTGAAGTGCTTGATTGGTTTGGGGGGCCAGTGATGTTTGCTACTCTATCCTATTTATGTCTGTATTTTCATGGATGAAAGATGAATTTGTTTAGGAGAGGAAATATAAAATAGAACAAGGGTGATTTatgcaaaaagaaaataaaactgaAGCAACAATGGAAGCTTATTTGGAAAATTAAAGTAAACCCCCAAGCAACCTGCTTAGAGCAAGGAAAAAAGAAGCGCTGGAAATAAGTGGGAAAGCTTTGTGTGGTTATGATTCCACTTTTGgcttaaaaaattgatttttgtttTGGCTAAAATCTGCAGCTATGGAAAACACATGCATGCTGAGAAGAAGAGATGGAATTTCTGCAGGTTTAACAGCTTCTTACTATGTTGCTGCCTGGCATGTGCATTTGCTGCCCTCTATGGAAGATAAAATTTTCTTCTTTGCCTTTAAAGAACTGTATGTTTGCACccgtggtggggggggggggggggggggaccaacccatatccatggagtagttaaacACATGAACATTGTTGAGTCCTAATCATTCACATGTCACCACTCGCCCTTGAATTCCCCGAGGAGCATCTTAGGAAGTTAAATTTGATCATTCACCTGATTAGGTTGCTTACTTACCAGAATATTTTCTTCTCTTATTTcagatattggtattattcttaaaattttctatacaaGATTAGAAAGTGGGTACAAGTGCTAGCATCTTCTACAAAATATTGCAGTGGGTGCATGGTCATGTTAGAACTATTGTCACTAGCTCACACGCAAATTCCTAAATTCAGTAAGAGAACAAAAATGGATAAAATGCTACTGccaaaaaaaaacagaaaaattcAATCCTTAAGCACGTGACTTCTGCTGTGTTATCCTTACAATTTGTTTTAACCTGATAAACCTTGCAATATGATGCAGTGTGCATGGAGAAAAGATTGAATCCACCAAATTAGAAATTTACAGGGAGATTTTAGTGGCAAGAGAGATCCTCTAGCATGAAAATGCAGCGGTAGAGGCTATGGGCAGGTGCCACATGCCGAATGCTCAACCCACACTTCCAAGTTCTCAGGAAATTTGTGAACAGAACAGAATTGATAACCAAAATGGGAAGGGAAAATTCTGTATATCTGCGCTAACATAAAGACAAAATAGAAATACATAACAGACTTGCATATTAAATATACCTAGGGGAATGACTTGTTTAATGCTGTTTCTAACTTCTCCAGACTCAAAATCTTATTTATGGTTTGAttccactttacctaaaagtttaaactattaggttgtgggccaaaaaatgtatatcaagcattaacactcccctgcatgtGCGGCTCGACAGCATgtagagagataaacacatgataaataacgCCCAtgatagggaatacaataatttctTTAAACACAACacaataaatgcgggcaacaagactagaactcagGACCTTCTGATGACCAGCTCTGATACTGTGTTAGAATacaactttacctaaaagcttaagctgttaggttgtgggccaacaatgtatatggGGCTTTAACATTTATGAACTCTGAAAATAAAACTGGACTTAATAAATGATACAATTTGACTAGACCCTAATAATGATACCTAAATCACaaacactaataaatattatggCAACTAACAACATTAACTATGCTTCACTGGTGCCACAGCACTGCATCAGTACCCCCTTGTCAGAAGAAACTTGTCGCTGCTTGAGTTTGCATCTTTAGTGATTCACACATCTTGGCATCTCTAAACATAAGCTCTTGGTTGCATATCTAAGACTTCCCATGGTTGGGCTTTCCATGACTATAAACTGAAAGTGCTTATCCCAGAATTTGATAAGAAATTTTCGATCCCTATCTGATATGGTCTTGGGCAAGCAATGTGACTTCAATATCTTGGAAAAATAGGTTTGCTCCATGAGTAGCATCAGATGTCTTTTCACTTGCTGTGGAATATGCTGTTTTCAAGAAGTCATCAACCGCCTCAAATACAGAATCAACACTTCTTGCTGTTTTAGGCAATACCACAACAAAATCCATACTTACCTTGACCCATGGAGCAGCAGGTTTCAGTAAAGATGTGCAGAAACCAATATTTTGCTGCTGGCTTTGGCAAAATTTGGTATGTTCAACATCTTTCCCATACTTGTAAACATCTTAATGTAAGGTAGGCCAAAAATACCTTTTAGACACCCAATGCAGTGTCTTGTCTTGACCAACATGCTCGATATTATGCACTTCAGCAATTAGAAACTCTCTTAAAGAACCAGTTGATACATGCAGCTTGTTATCCTTTAATAAATATCCATCCTGTAGGAAAAATTCGGCGAGCACCTTGTTGTCCACGGCTTCATGTCTTTCTAAGATGTCTTTGAAATAGGGTCTTGCATTCTTCCAGCAGCCTGCTCACATGCTCTGGAGTTAAACGAGAACGAATTTTTGGATTCCTGAGCATCATATAAACAGCTGCGCACTCCTTGCTTTCTTTAATAAACTTCAAACCCAGAAGTAAACAAGAACATCTGGCCTTCTTTTTCATCACCGCATCCTCTTTTATTTGTCTTAGAACCTTCTTTTTACCattaaaaaagaaagaattaaGTGTTTGTGTTACCATGATGAACGGTATTTCCAAACCAAGTAAGATATGGCAATCATCCATTGGAACCACGTTGCACTAAATTGAATCTTTAAATGAATCGCCAATTGAAAAACTTACCAAACATCTTGACAATACAAGCACCTCAGTTCCTCTGCTGAACCAAAGGATGCAATAGGGTTGGAGGTGTTTCTTAGTCTTGAGTTTCTGCTCGTCCACCATTTTTCTTATTGTACTAGATTCTCACTGCTGTTGTTGttaactattaaaatgcaaagttTCACCTGATGTGCAGCATGCAAAAAATGTTATTATATATCTGATCTTAGCCATTTGTTGCTCCAAACAACCTGCATTTCACCTACCTTGTCAGCTTCAATCCATTATTCTTCCAAGTTAGCTTCATGCCCAGTCTCATGGTGAGTTTCATCAGCATCAATGCCGTCTGGTTCTTCTTCCTAGTTTTCTGAAATATATTTTGTTGTGGGCTTCTTTTTTGGGTACTAATTTGATCTATGTTCAAGTTTTGAACACCTGTAGCAATTAATGGCATTCTGACTTTGTGGGTCATGAGGCTGATTTCCATGACTAGCAGTATTTTCTGCAGGAACTGCTGGTTCTGCCTTCATGTTTCTGTTCAAGGCCGTGTGGCTGGAAGAAACTCCTGCTGTGGATCTGCCTAGATTCCTCAATGTGTTCCATATCAATTGAGCCTCAACCTTCAAGGCAAGCTGATGGGCATCACTTACTTTGAAAAGTTGCTGCAAGCTTACTGAATCTTGAATTGCCACTCAAAAACCATTGATGTAATGACTACCTTCTGGGATTCAGTTTCAGCAAGATTACTCCATAGTATCAATTGATCAAATTCCTTTGTGTACTCTTTCACACTCTTCCAAGCTGCCTTGCACTTTTTGATACAAATTTTCTTGTACTTGGATAGGCCTGCCAGTACTCAGTGGGAATTGTGCTTTGAGCTTCTCTGTCATTTTATTCCATTGTTTGAGCTTCCCTTTGCCTCTAAGTTTACAATCATTATGGTAATGTCTCCACCAAGCATACCTCTCAATTTTGCAGCCACCAAGTTGACTCTCCAATCTTCTGGAATATATTTGTATTCAAAGCAGCTTGCTTAGCTGTCCATTTGGTCCAGGGATTGTGTCATCATCAAATTCTGCAATTTGGGCTTGAACAACATATGCTCTAGGGTTTTGATGATTTCATGCTATCCAATCCTCCCAGCATTCTGATTGAGTTTGTCCTCAAATTCTCTCATTCATGATCCCATCTCTTTCCATTTCCTTGATTATTTGTGAGAACTGTGAAGAATCAACTGCATGGGGTTTTGAACTTGTTCATGCAGTTCATAAGTCCTGTTCTTCATCTGCAGTTTACTCCTCCCCTAGCAGCCATCTATAAATGCCCAAAGGACAACCTTCTCTGATGCCAATTTGATGCAGCGTGCGTGGAGGAAAGATTGTAGGATCTTTCAGATTAGaaatttgattgattaaggaCAATTACTGGAGTTTTAGTGCAAAGTGAGATATTGCCGACCCTACCTAGTGgggcttaaggcttggttttgttgttgtttttgttgttgttgtttgttgttggaAATGCTTTGGTGGAGGCTATGGAAGGTGCCACCCAGTGAATCCTCATTTCATAATTCCAAGTTCTGAGGAAAATTCTGAGCAGGCAGAATTGACAACCAAAACGGAAAAGGAATTTTCTGTACTGCTATTCATTGTCTAGGCTtgcataaataaattacataacAGACTTGCACATGCCTAGTGAAATGACTATTCTTGACTAAAGCTTCTTCTGACTTCTCCATTCAAAAAGCCTTATTAATAAACTCTGAAAGTAAAGCTGCACTTTGGAAATTATTCACTTTAACTAGACCCTAATGATATCAAGATAACAACTACTACTAGATATTATGGCAGCTGACAACATCAATTATGCTTGACTGGTGCAGCAGCACTGCCTCATAATGTTACCTTCAGCACATGTACCAGGATCTCTAGATTCCTTACAAATTTTAAATGGCAAGAGGTCTAGAGTCAAGTTTATTCTGCCATAATTTTTCCAGTGATAATGGGTTTTGATAGGTAAATGAGTTTTCAATCTTCTTTTTCTATATAGTGATTGCAGTGCACTGCAGTGAGAAGACTCAGGAACATCAACTTAAAGATGCAGAGCAACATACACGTCTTGATTTATGATGATAATTAGACTTGGGAAATCCAAGAGATAGAACAAAATAGTATTTGCTGATTTGAGGTTTGATTTGGGTTAAGGATAATTTGTTTGAAAGCATCACAAATGCTCTCATTCTCTGACAGTCTGGCCCTGAAGTTTTCTTATAATGCTAATCTAGATACACATCTTAAACCCTCATTAGGAAAATTTAAGtttctgaaaattttcaattctatATTTATCTTATTGGTTTTTGCCATGGGCCAACCTGTTTTAAATTTTAGAGAAGTTcttttaatcaatttttaatgCAAATTTTTTAAAGCAAATTACCGATACATACATGGATTGACAAGATAGTGACACAATGATATggcaattttgaaaatattaggaCACAACACGGCAGGGATGTGCTAATTAAttaatgtaaaatatatattttaaggcATGGTTTTCCCTTCTAcgtgaaaaatattgaaattattttacTTTAAACTGAAATATGGGCATCATTCATGCACATTCAACAAATAAATTCTCTGTACAAATTACAATTGTACACACATTCAGTAGCTACATTCATATTAGAGAATACTCAACCTTAAAAACTGTGGTCCGAATACAAGAAAATAACACAAGGTAGATAGAGGCAAGCAGGCAATGCTATGCCCTGGCTCATTTAGAAATTCAAAACGAAAAAAAGAAATGGAGTGGCTAATATCTGGTGGGGAAAGAGGGAAGGAGGGAGGAAAGAgggagggagaagagagaagctCGATATTACTGGTTGGCTCAAACTGGAGATGGAAAATCTTCCTCTGGCACTCACTTTGGCTGCCGCTCTAATATGTTGCTGCTCCAGCAACTCTTGTCATTGCTGTTCCGGTGGTGCAAGACAGCGAGGTGCTAGGGCTTAAACTCTATTGTATTGCCTCTGCATCTCTCGACTCAATTTTTTCTCgttttttattttctgggttttgTTCTATGTGACAGTATTAAGGGGAGGACAAAACACGGCATCTTAGGTCCAAATGTGTCCCAGCCATGTCCCAGTGTCCATCCATGTCTCAAACatgtcaattttttttaaagaaaaacaatTCAATTAGCTTATGACATGTGTTGGGCTGTGTTGGGCACGTGGCAGTGTCTGACATGTGTTGGATACTGACACAGAGAGCTTTCAGGAGTGTCGATGTTTCCTAGCATTCAAAGGAGCTTCATTTTCAGAAGATTTTTAGTGATTTACTAGCTTGTAAAAATGTCTAGAATTGGAGAAGGTTTTCAGGTTTAATCTTTCATGAGATGTTGAGGCTAACGTCTCCCAGGAGCTGCTTTAGAAACGCCTTTCCGCTAGAACTGACTTTGAGAACCTGCGTGTAGATGCATTTAGCAGTGTTTTGGgccatttttatttaaaaattatttattgattgcaaGAATCTCTTTCTGCTCTTGCTTATGCTTAAGCTTTAGTAACTGAAACTACTATTTTATTATGTCAATATTTGTGACATTTTTATGCGTTACTGTTGCCGTTGTTGTTGTGATAGGCTATCTAATGAGAGAATGTTTTAGTAGATTTCTGGTCAAATGCTGGATGAAGTTGGTGAATTGGGAGATCTTCATGCGACAAATGGTCTCTCTAATGCATGTGAAGATTATCTTTTGGGTAAAAATTATGGGCATCTTCTGTGGCTCAGTTACAGCatgttaattaaaatttattcataaTTTTTATGAGTGCAGACATTGACATGGTTGAAAAAGGCTCCAGATTGGATAATGGTCCGAGCATAGAGAACTCATGTTCAGAAAGTCATTCTCCAGGGTTTAGTGGAAATGATGTTGATCCTGTTGGGATGTCGGACTCGCCAAGAGCAACTAATCCAGTGCCTGAATGCCAGAGCTATATACTTGACACGAGGACCACATTTGAACTACATGACTCCTGTGGGGGTGAATGTGGATGTGATGGGCCAGATGACAAGTTGGACAGTAATTCAAGCCTGTTGGAGGGTAGTGTATCTTCTAGTAAGGACAAGATTTGTGCTCGTGGTCCTATCCCTGAGATTACATACTATACCTCCTCAAATGAGGGAGTTTCTAAGTATAATCCAGGTTTAGTTGAAGAAGGCCTATGTGGGCAGGATGCTTCAAAAAAGAGTCTTGTTGAAGCAAGTGAAATTGGTGAATTTCTTACACGCAAGAGGTTGCGAAAACCTACTCGGAGATACATTGAAGAATTTTCAAATCTGAAGTCAAGATATCTGAAGGGAAAACGAAAAATTGCTACTACCACTTCTAAGAATAAACCTCTGGGTGTTAGATCTCTCAATGAGCATCAAGTGGGATTGAGAGCATTGACGTCAGTTCCTGGGAAAGCTTCTACTGGTGGAAGTCACTATCAGGCATCATTTGGACTTTGTGAACAGAAAGGACATCCAAAGAAAAACACATCCATTTTGGTGAGGAAAACTGTCATCACCATTACATCTCTATTCACCTTTTTTCTGATAAAGatgtctaattttttttttttttggggggggggggggggggggtggtgtttGGGAAGGAAGTGTCTATTTAAGGGCACGTATATGTCTTTGCTAATTTCATGTGTATGCATACCAATTAGGTAAAAGATAAATTCTTATAAGGGTAAAAAAGGCATGGTTTATAAGGTGGTATCATGCAGATGTTAAATTCAGGCTACTGTACATGCTTGCCATTTAGAAATCTGGATATGGAGATCAATCACCAGCATTCAAATTGTTTTCTTTTGATTGCCATTAGCAGCATTCTGGGGCTTTGGAAGGACATGGCTTGTCCATTTTGGTTGGGGTTGCGTCTTTTGCTAGGATCTAAATTGGTAATCCTTTCGTTAAATGTGTAGCACCCAGTGCACAATGCTCCCCTGCCTTATGGGTTTGGGGATGGCATGGTGCATGCATTCTTACCTCCACGGTTAGAGAGACTGTTTCCATGATTTGAACTTGAAGTTTGGTAAATCCTTACATTGGTTCTGTAAATATTTGATTCCTGTTCCTGTTACACATTCTAAGCTTAGTGGGTTTAGTTCACATATTTCTTAATGCAAGAATTGCTCAGCTTGTACTTAAAATCACAGTTTTTCTGCAATTACCAGTTTAACTTGATCtcaattttttttgtatattttccTGCACAGGAGCTTGACTCCGATGACAATCTTAGTCAAACTGAATCTGAAGATGAATGCATGATGAGAACAAGATCTGCAAAAGGTGTTGATCGGAGGAAGAATCAAAAGCTATGGACTCTTTCTGAGGTGATGATGCTGGTTGATGGTGTTTATCAATATGGAGTTGGAAGATGGACAGATATTAAAAGGCTCTCGTTTTCATCATCTGCTTATCGGACACCCATAGATCTCAGAGTAATTCACAATGCTTTACATAATCAAACTACTACTCTTGATCTTGAACCAAAAATTCTATATATAACTTAAGCATGCTACAGGACAAATGGCGGAATCTTCTAAGATCTAGCCATGCACACCTACAGGGCAGGAGAGAGGTTCACATTCTGACTCTTGTTTCTTTTCATTGTAGAATTTGCTTTCTGCGAGGATTAGGTGTAGGCTTTCATCTTGTTATATTAGGCCTTCTTTTGAGGTTATACTTATTTAGAAATTTGTCATTTTGAACATTTTATGTGGCTGCTGAGATCATCAAAACACTGGTGCTTATATGCAAGTGACTAAGAAACCCCAATATACATCTGTTTGGCACCTGTCGGAAAAAGCATGGTTATTTCATACATTGGTCATATGGTGTTATTTGTAAGATATTGACAATCATGCTACACATTGcttcagttttcttttctttttttttttacactgcAATTACCAAAGGTTAATTGGGTAAATCACCCTATTTGAAAGTTCATTTTGGTACTTTCCCAATTAAACATCGATATTTTAATGAGATGGATAATTTGTTTGGTTCAAATCATTTGATAATTCTTGTTTGATTATTATGTCTCAGCAATGGTTTGGTTTCAATTCTGTGTGTAAAATTTTGCATACTAAAAGATACAGTGATCTAAAAACTTAAAAAGCTTTtgatcttttcttttgttttaattTAAGCTGCCAAAAAGTTGCCTGTATATGCAGTTGATCTGCTCTACCCTTGCCGCATATCTTGGGCTATGAATCTCCACGTGGGCAAGATTgataaaatattgtttactgaCTTGCATCATCTCATTCTATAGAATTGAGTGGAGTTGACATGAATGTATTGGAAACACAACAGGGTCTTTGTCCTTGATGATTATAGTTCAGTTACAAGTAATTTTGGAGTCTCATTTTTACTTTCAAGTTAGCAAAAAATGGTTGATCAAATATTATTTAGTGA
This Malania oleifera isolate guangnan ecotype guangnan chromosome 11, ASM2987363v1, whole genome shotgun sequence DNA region includes the following protein-coding sequences:
- the LOC131167919 gene encoding uncharacterized protein LOC131167919 translates to MNEEFLRDQPIAACLPNLKSISGGNGKAYWPGMQQEAHLLENFVNMKCQRVKVDESFVPALEDDALELEHLLAEPKNDLVSVDGVLCFSKENPETCLGIEDIPCMFAYDSNASSGGLDSNITREKENELRLKISGQMLDEVGELGDLHATNGLSNACEDYLLDIDMVEKGSRLDNGPSIENSCSESHSPGFSGNDVDPVGMSDSPRATNPVPECQSYILDTRTTFELHDSCGGECGCDGPDDKLDSNSSLLEGSVSSSKDKICARGPIPEITYYTSSNEGVSKYNPGLVEEGLCGQDASKKSLVEASEIGEFLTRKRLRKPTRRYIEEFSNLKSRYLKGKRKIATTTSKNKPLGVRSLNEHQVGLRALTSVPGKASTGGSHYQASFGLCEQKGHPKKNTSILELDSDDNLSQTESEDECMMRTRSAKGVDRRKNQKLWTLSEVMMLVDGVYQYGVGRWTDIKRLSFSSSAYRTPIDLRDKWRNLLRSSHAHLQGRREVEQNRKHALRPLPKSLLNRVRELAIMHPYPRECKSRISHLGHVTPVLARSECDAFSPRGRIVPRKNRA